One stretch of Desulfosoma sp. DNA includes these proteins:
- a CDS encoding ABC transporter ATP-binding protein, translating to MNALHVHAVSAHYGDVQALWEISFNVQERQIVALIGANGAGKTTTLKTLCGLVAVSRGEIRYENRRIDGLPVHEVVAQGITLIPEGRQLFPKMTVEENLILGAYLKRAKEKRTRNLKRVYELFPRLAERRNQIAETLSGGEQQMLAIGRGLMQDPTLIMLDEPSLGLAPILVHEIFRVVKELNHMGLTILIVEQNVHQTLRLAHYCYVLEGGRIVQHGSSQDLEKDPKVREAYLGF from the coding sequence ATGAACGCCCTTCACGTCCACGCCGTTTCCGCCCATTACGGGGATGTTCAGGCCCTTTGGGAGATCAGCTTCAATGTCCAAGAACGCCAGATTGTGGCGCTTATCGGAGCCAACGGGGCCGGAAAGACCACGACCCTCAAGACCCTTTGCGGCCTTGTGGCCGTCAGCAGAGGGGAAATTCGCTACGAGAATCGGCGTATCGATGGGTTGCCGGTTCATGAAGTGGTAGCTCAGGGGATCACCCTTATTCCAGAGGGTCGACAGCTGTTTCCCAAGATGACAGTAGAAGAAAATCTGATTTTGGGAGCATATTTAAAACGGGCTAAAGAAAAACGCACTCGAAACCTGAAGCGGGTTTACGAGCTGTTTCCAAGACTTGCCGAACGACGAAATCAAATCGCGGAAACCCTCTCGGGTGGGGAACAGCAGATGCTGGCCATCGGCCGCGGTCTCATGCAAGACCCCACTCTCATTATGCTCGACGAACCAAGCCTTGGATTGGCACCCATTCTTGTGCATGAAATCTTTCGGGTGGTAAAGGAACTGAACCACATGGGATTGACCATCCTCATCGTGGAACAAAACGTCCATCAGACCCTTCGTCTCGCCCATTACTGTTACGTTCTCGAAGGGGGGCGCATCGTCCAACATGGATCCAGCCAAGATTTGGAGAAAGATCCGAAGGTGCGCGAAGCCTATTTGGGGTTTTGA
- a CDS encoding transcriptional coactivator p15/PC4 family protein yields MAENRLIHAFQKNALEEIRVSLNVFRGKEYIDIRVFYKGDDGEYHPSKKGVTLSPELLPDLQEAVKKLEEALEV; encoded by the coding sequence ATGGCGGAAAATCGACTCATTCATGCCTTTCAAAAAAACGCTCTTGAAGAGATTCGAGTGTCCCTTAATGTTTTTCGCGGCAAGGAGTACATTGATATTCGCGTTTTTTATAAAGGCGACGACGGCGAGTATCATCCTTCCAAAAAGGGTGTAACCCTTTCCCCGGAACTTCTTCCTGATCTTCAAGAGGCCGTGAAGAAGTTGGAGGAAGCCCTCGAGGTCTAA
- a CDS encoding sigma 54-interacting transcriptional regulator, producing the protein MKHTSRKTQTPDSLPEKDGILIQKDPAPWLLDIMQPLFLMQPTGIITFVNRAGRKLLNLMPGDDLKKAFPHLWSQVFLAIKDGSVRYGFFQENLTRRYLVHLQYFTESPLGPVVLCQFKDDVELDEITRSLLAFPTLSRELDAIIDSSADGLWISDAQGTVLRINRASERLNGLKAQDVVGRNMRELVEEGLVDCSATLEVIRTGQIVNLLQNTRSGRKLMLTGNPVLDPQGRLSLIVVNERDITEIDALYQSLEREKALKDQYKNQILDMQLEHLQDQQIIARSPSMVNVLHQAFKVSAVDSTVLLHGESGVGKGLIAELIHKFSPRSQHPMIRINCGAIPETLIEAELFGYERGAFTGARHSGKPGYFEAADGGTLLLDEVSELPLNSQVKLLRFLEDGRITRIGGTTSRKLDVRILAATNRDLATMVQRGEFRKDLYYRLNVIPLWIPPLRDRKECIFPMLQHYLERFCTKLQKPTLRLSRTAADALISYDFPGNVRELVNLCERLAVMCDHNPIRLEDLPRNVTAHSDPKQVTPMVPLEGATLSELMASAERCILRQALESYGSQWAVARKLGVNQSTVSRKIKKYGLHTDPVLSMNNSMHKRIDSQPAKERAANP; encoded by the coding sequence GTGAAACATACATCGAGGAAAACCCAAACCCCAGATTCTTTGCCTGAAAAGGATGGGATACTTATCCAAAAAGATCCGGCACCTTGGCTTCTGGATATCATGCAACCACTCTTTCTCATGCAACCTACAGGCATTATCACCTTCGTCAACCGAGCCGGCCGTAAACTTTTGAACCTTATGCCAGGAGATGATCTCAAAAAGGCTTTTCCTCATCTGTGGAGTCAAGTTTTTTTGGCTATCAAGGATGGTTCCGTACGGTACGGTTTCTTTCAAGAAAACCTGACCCGTCGTTACTTGGTGCATCTGCAATACTTCACAGAAAGTCCTCTAGGACCCGTTGTGCTCTGTCAGTTCAAAGACGACGTCGAATTGGACGAAATCACTCGATCTCTTCTGGCATTTCCAACGCTTTCGCGGGAACTGGACGCCATCATCGACTCCTCCGCCGACGGCCTATGGATCTCGGACGCTCAAGGCACCGTGCTTCGCATCAACCGTGCCTCAGAACGCCTCAACGGCCTTAAGGCGCAGGATGTGGTGGGTCGAAATATGCGCGAACTCGTGGAAGAGGGGTTGGTGGACTGTTCCGCCACATTGGAAGTCATCCGCACGGGCCAAATCGTCAACCTTTTGCAAAATACTCGAAGCGGCCGAAAGCTGATGCTCACGGGAAACCCGGTCTTAGATCCTCAAGGCCGCTTGTCCCTTATCGTGGTCAACGAACGAGACATCACCGAAATTGACGCCCTCTATCAATCCCTCGAACGGGAAAAGGCTCTCAAAGACCAGTACAAAAACCAAATTCTGGACATGCAGCTGGAACATCTTCAAGACCAACAAATCATCGCCCGCAGTCCCTCCATGGTGAATGTCTTGCATCAAGCCTTTAAGGTCAGCGCCGTGGATTCTACGGTCCTTCTTCACGGGGAATCGGGTGTGGGCAAAGGCTTGATCGCCGAACTGATTCACAAGTTTTCTCCACGATCCCAGCATCCCATGATCCGCATCAATTGCGGCGCCATTCCGGAAACCCTCATTGAAGCGGAATTGTTCGGCTATGAACGGGGCGCCTTTACCGGCGCTCGGCACAGTGGAAAGCCAGGTTATTTTGAAGCGGCGGACGGCGGGACCTTACTACTCGATGAAGTCTCGGAATTACCCTTGAATTCTCAAGTTAAACTTTTGCGGTTCTTGGAAGACGGCCGCATCACGCGTATTGGAGGAACCACAAGCCGCAAATTGGATGTGCGCATTCTGGCCGCAACAAACCGAGATTTGGCCACCATGGTACAACGCGGTGAATTCCGGAAGGATCTTTATTACCGACTCAACGTCATCCCCCTATGGATCCCCCCTCTGAGGGATCGTAAGGAATGCATCTTTCCCATGCTTCAGCATTACCTGGAACGTTTTTGTACCAAGCTGCAAAAACCGACCTTGCGCTTAAGCCGAACGGCGGCCGATGCGCTCATCTCTTACGATTTTCCGGGAAACGTTCGGGAATTGGTTAACCTGTGCGAGCGCTTGGCCGTGATGTGCGATCATAACCCCATTCGTCTGGAAGACTTACCCAGAAACGTTACGGCCCATTCCGACCCCAAACAGGTCACCCCCATGGTCCCCTTGGAGGGAGCCACTCTATCTGAGCTGATGGCCTCCGCAGAGCGGTGCATTCTCAGGCAAGCTCTCGAAAGCTACGGAAGCCAGTGGGCCGTGGCGCGAAAATTGGGCGTCAATCAGTCCACCGTCTCTCGAAAAATCAAAAAGTACGGTCTTCACACAGACCCGGTTCTCTCCATGAACAATTCTATGCATAAACGCATCGACTCTCAACCTGCCAAAGAAAGGGCGGCAAACCCGTGA
- a CDS encoding RluA family pseudouridine synthase, whose protein sequence is MTRSKTEKRFFHIQAPDKGRRLDVFLSAQDPERSRSQYKKWIEAGLVLVNGQKVKPAYVLQENDKVSVDSFDFDDASEIIAESMPLDVLFEDDDLIVVNKPAGLVVHPGAGHRTGTLVHGLLAHCPRLTTQGAPLRPGIVHRLDQETSGVLVVAKSDTAYLRLIEQFKRHEVQKAYLAYVYGKPSPSSGRLHTLIGRHEVYRKKMAVVDRLGKEAITLYQVRRSWQDAVSLLEVRILTGRTHQIRVHCQAMGHPVLGDGTYGGGRRRAQQVPSVEIRAAVYAHAHRTMLHAWRLTLTHPRQGTSMEFEAPVPKDFQDLWNALQEAVASKSGASS, encoded by the coding sequence ATGACCAGATCGAAAACAGAAAAGAGATTCTTTCACATTCAGGCGCCGGACAAGGGACGGCGCCTGGATGTTTTTTTGAGCGCTCAGGACCCTGAACGTTCTCGGTCTCAGTACAAGAAATGGATTGAAGCAGGCCTTGTTTTGGTCAACGGACAAAAGGTCAAGCCCGCTTATGTGTTGCAAGAAAACGATAAGGTTTCCGTCGACAGCTTCGATTTCGACGATGCTTCAGAGATCATTGCGGAATCCATGCCCTTGGACGTGCTCTTTGAAGACGACGATTTGATCGTCGTGAACAAGCCCGCGGGCCTGGTGGTGCATCCCGGAGCCGGTCATCGGACGGGGACCCTCGTGCATGGACTTCTCGCGCATTGCCCTCGACTGACGACCCAGGGGGCGCCGTTGCGTCCTGGAATTGTGCACCGATTAGACCAGGAAACGTCCGGGGTTCTGGTGGTGGCCAAAAGTGACACGGCGTATCTCCGTCTCATTGAACAGTTCAAGAGGCATGAAGTACAAAAGGCTTATCTCGCCTATGTGTACGGGAAACCCAGTCCCTCTTCGGGACGATTGCACACCCTTATCGGCCGCCATGAGGTCTACAGGAAAAAGATGGCCGTGGTGGATCGCCTGGGTAAGGAAGCCATCACCCTCTACCAGGTGCGCCGAAGTTGGCAAGATGCCGTTTCTCTTCTGGAAGTACGTATCCTCACAGGACGAACCCATCAGATTCGAGTGCACTGTCAAGCGATGGGCCATCCTGTGCTGGGGGATGGAACCTATGGGGGCGGACGAAGACGAGCGCAACAGGTCCCCAGCGTTGAGATTCGAGCGGCTGTTTATGCCCATGCGCATCGCACCATGCTTCATGCCTGGCGTTTGACCCTCACCCACCCGCGACAGGGAACCTCCATGGAGTTCGAAGCGCCGGTCCCGAAAGATTTTCAGGATCTCTGGAACGCGCTGCAGGAAGCCGTGGCGTCGAAATCGGGTGCGTCGTCGTGA
- a CDS encoding amino acid ABC transporter substrate-binding protein: protein MKRFLLLCLVVVSVWVGLAGAEEARDHYKVGVITSLSGDLATGGNVTKRGYDLWAQAVNEQGGIEIGGKKYAVKLFYADDQSEPSVGASAAERLATQEKVDFVLGPYASGVTLACAPVLEKYRIPMITGSAESPLIWRQKFRYTFGTIPPVNYTGSMPIETLMALNPAPKTAFILGSNDAFSKATAEAFKAAAEAYGMKVLKFDIVPAGQDLTPYMSVAKATRPDLIAFGGHDEELINLVKALRQINYTPKALLMHYGVTEPAFVEALGKDAEGVFGGSVWTGSLKTHGSLLWPDAPTYAQAALKAFNVPADYTQAGCSAAGIAFQAALQKIQAAPPLSEEKREALVKALEELDIDTFYGKINFAEEGEFYHANIGLSPLTVQIQQGHARIVGPKQHMETPAIYPLKPWKER from the coding sequence ATGAAAAGATTTTTGTTACTGTGTTTGGTCGTGGTTTCGGTATGGGTCGGCTTGGCGGGTGCCGAGGAAGCCCGTGATCATTACAAAGTAGGCGTTATCACTTCCCTTTCGGGAGACCTCGCCACTGGCGGTAATGTGACCAAAAGGGGCTATGATCTTTGGGCTCAAGCCGTCAATGAGCAAGGCGGTATTGAAATCGGCGGAAAGAAATACGCCGTAAAGCTCTTTTATGCTGATGATCAGTCGGAACCCTCTGTAGGTGCCTCTGCAGCAGAACGCTTGGCGACCCAGGAAAAAGTGGACTTTGTGCTCGGTCCGTACGCTTCCGGCGTCACTTTGGCCTGTGCCCCGGTATTGGAAAAGTACCGTATTCCCATGATCACCGGCTCTGCGGAATCGCCGCTCATTTGGCGTCAGAAATTCCGCTACACTTTTGGGACCATTCCCCCCGTTAATTACACGGGTTCCATGCCCATCGAAACACTTATGGCTTTAAACCCAGCGCCGAAAACGGCCTTCATCTTGGGATCTAACGACGCCTTTTCCAAAGCAACGGCGGAAGCCTTCAAGGCAGCGGCGGAAGCATACGGCATGAAGGTTTTAAAATTCGATATCGTCCCGGCAGGGCAGGACCTCACGCCTTACATGTCTGTAGCTAAAGCCACACGTCCGGACCTTATCGCTTTTGGCGGCCATGACGAGGAGCTTATCAACTTGGTCAAAGCTCTGCGCCAAATCAACTACACGCCAAAGGCGCTTCTGATGCATTACGGAGTCACAGAACCAGCCTTTGTAGAGGCGTTGGGAAAGGACGCGGAAGGAGTTTTCGGTGGCTCGGTCTGGACAGGAAGCCTCAAGACCCATGGGTCTTTGCTATGGCCTGATGCCCCCACCTATGCTCAGGCAGCCTTGAAAGCGTTCAATGTGCCCGCCGACTACACGCAGGCAGGCTGCTCTGCAGCAGGCATAGCGTTTCAGGCGGCACTTCAAAAGATTCAGGCGGCTCCGCCGCTTTCTGAAGAAAAACGTGAAGCTCTGGTCAAGGCCTTGGAGGAGCTCGATATCGATACCTTCTACGGCAAGATCAATTTTGCTGAGGAGGGGGAATTCTACCACGCCAACATCGGACTCTCGCCTCTTACCGTGCAAATTCAGCAAGGGCATGCGAGGATCGTGGGACCTAAGCAACACATGGAAACCCCGGCCATATACCCTCTAAAGCCCTGGAAAGAACGCTAG
- a CDS encoding branched-chain amino acid ABC transporter permease: MLLLPQAIVDGLLIGGIYITIAIGFSLAYGVMHIIDFAVGEWIMLGAFLGYYLNQWFGWEPFLALPLIFLVFYGIGFWLQPLIHRVLSGRRGNPVLMGLVFTFGLALMFRGLALTTFGFFSRSITSALAEGSFFLQHGDFFVTIPVIRLAGLCYALAITLGLHYLLNKTDFGLAVQALAQHKESAGLMGINAKKVSSHVYGLYVAISAMTGTIIGCIFSISAQMGPDLTVFAFFVVVLAGMGYLAGVPWAAFLLGFVQSFFLIYLSPAYTLLAVFAILYIILLISPKGLFRKGV, encoded by the coding sequence ATGCTGCTTTTACCCCAAGCCATTGTGGATGGCCTTCTCATCGGGGGCATCTACATCACCATCGCCATCGGCTTTTCCCTTGCCTACGGGGTTATGCACATCATCGATTTTGCGGTGGGGGAATGGATCATGCTGGGAGCCTTTCTGGGTTATTACTTGAACCAGTGGTTCGGATGGGAGCCCTTTCTGGCCTTGCCGTTGATTTTTCTGGTCTTCTACGGCATCGGCTTCTGGCTGCAGCCGCTGATTCACCGCGTGCTTAGTGGACGCCGCGGGAACCCGGTCCTGATGGGCCTTGTGTTCACCTTCGGCCTGGCGCTCATGTTTCGCGGGCTGGCGCTGACCACTTTCGGCTTCTTCTCTCGATCCATTACGTCCGCTCTTGCCGAAGGTTCCTTCTTTCTTCAGCATGGTGACTTTTTTGTAACTATTCCGGTTATTCGGCTGGCCGGATTGTGTTACGCCTTGGCCATCACCCTCGGTCTCCATTACCTGTTGAATAAGACGGATTTTGGGCTGGCCGTTCAAGCGTTGGCCCAGCACAAGGAATCGGCGGGACTCATGGGAATCAACGCCAAGAAGGTCAGCTCCCATGTGTACGGCTTGTACGTGGCCATTAGTGCGATGACGGGAACCATCATCGGATGCATTTTTTCCATCAGTGCGCAAATGGGCCCGGATTTAACGGTCTTCGCTTTTTTCGTTGTGGTCTTGGCCGGCATGGGCTACCTGGCCGGGGTGCCGTGGGCCGCTTTTCTTTTGGGTTTCGTTCAATCCTTTTTCCTTATTTATCTCAGTCCCGCTTACACCCTGTTGGCCGTTTTTGCCATCCTTTACATTATCCTACTCATCTCGCCCAAAGGGCTATTTAGAAAGGGGGTTTGA
- a CDS encoding branched-chain amino acid ABC transporter permease has product MPRKPVFWAFGLTLCLTAVPSVVRDTFYLRILTEAVMWIGLAITWDVLAGYTGYLNFGHGAFFGLGAYTTAILMMKAGWPFAAAVAAGGVLAAFAALLAGIPTLRLKGAYFAIATWALARAVQQIALILDITGGPDGMRLPPFLHPQFFYYVMLGITAGVFFILWFLLESAPFGLKVKAIRENEEGAMASGLNPTRIKIQAFILSACPAGILGGVYAYWITYIDPASTLGDLVTDQAVVMAVFGGLGTLIGPALGAVVLFSFKTYFWAYLSDYQVLYLIILGALIAFSVVFLPDGLWGSILSLTSARSASLLKWPKRGSEPKSQENTHA; this is encoded by the coding sequence ATGCCCCGCAAGCCCGTCTTTTGGGCCTTCGGGCTCACCCTTTGTCTCACGGCAGTTCCTTCGGTGGTGCGTGACACGTTTTACCTGCGTATCTTGACCGAAGCCGTCATGTGGATCGGACTGGCCATCACGTGGGATGTGCTGGCCGGGTATACGGGCTATTTGAATTTCGGACATGGAGCCTTTTTCGGTCTCGGCGCTTACACGACCGCCATTCTCATGATGAAAGCAGGATGGCCTTTCGCTGCCGCAGTAGCAGCCGGAGGAGTGCTGGCCGCCTTCGCCGCTTTGTTGGCAGGAATTCCTACGCTGCGCCTCAAGGGAGCTTACTTTGCCATCGCCACCTGGGCTTTGGCTCGAGCCGTCCAGCAAATCGCCTTGATTTTGGACATCACTGGAGGGCCCGACGGCATGAGGCTTCCACCTTTTCTTCACCCACAGTTTTTCTATTACGTCATGCTAGGGATCACGGCCGGGGTTTTCTTTATTCTGTGGTTCCTTCTGGAATCGGCGCCCTTTGGACTCAAGGTGAAAGCTATTCGAGAAAACGAGGAAGGTGCCATGGCCTCAGGCCTCAACCCTACCCGCATCAAGATTCAGGCTTTCATTTTGTCGGCCTGTCCTGCGGGAATCCTTGGCGGAGTCTACGCCTACTGGATTACCTACATCGACCCAGCGTCCACGTTGGGAGACCTCGTCACGGACCAGGCTGTGGTCATGGCTGTCTTTGGAGGCTTGGGCACGTTGATCGGACCCGCCTTGGGAGCCGTTGTCCTTTTCTCCTTCAAGACCTATTTCTGGGCCTATCTCTCAGACTACCAGGTGCTATACCTCATCATTTTAGGAGCTCTTATCGCTTTCAGTGTGGTCTTTCTTCCTGACGGTCTTTGGGGATCGATCCTGAGTCTTACGTCCGCAAGGTCTGCTTCACTGCTGAAATGGCCCAAGAGGGGAAGTGAACCAAAGAGCCAGGAGAACACCCATGCCTGA
- a CDS encoding ABC transporter ATP-binding protein: MPETILHVDSVSKVFGGLHAVNGVSFHIARQEIVGLIGPNGAGKTTLFNIISGYYRPTRGRVEFAGRDVTGMAPYELAKLGIGRTFQIVRPFAGLSVLDNVVVASLLKHPRRKDAESHAWKILELTGLADRGHHPASSLTLPGRKRLEISKALALEPTLLLLDEVIAGLNPTEADRTVQLILRLRERGLTILIVEHIMRVIMNLSDRVVVLNYGQKIAEGSPKEVAENPAVIEAYLGESVA; the protein is encoded by the coding sequence ATGCCTGAGACGATTCTTCATGTGGATTCGGTTTCCAAGGTCTTTGGGGGGCTGCATGCCGTCAATGGTGTCAGTTTCCACATCGCCCGTCAAGAAATCGTAGGGCTCATCGGACCAAACGGGGCCGGAAAGACGACCCTTTTCAATATCATTAGTGGTTATTACCGGCCAACTCGAGGACGCGTAGAGTTCGCCGGTAGAGACGTTACTGGAATGGCACCTTACGAGCTTGCAAAACTGGGGATCGGGCGAACTTTTCAAATCGTCAGACCTTTTGCCGGCTTGTCGGTCCTCGACAATGTGGTGGTCGCTTCTTTGTTAAAACATCCACGACGAAAAGACGCGGAAAGTCACGCCTGGAAGATCTTGGAATTGACGGGACTGGCCGACAGGGGGCACCATCCTGCATCCAGTCTCACGCTTCCGGGCAGAAAGCGATTAGAAATCAGTAAAGCCTTAGCTCTGGAGCCAACCTTGCTTTTGCTGGACGAAGTCATCGCCGGTCTCAATCCCACGGAGGCGGACAGGACCGTGCAGTTGATTCTCCGGCTCAGGGAACGAGGCCTGACCATTTTGATTGTCGAACATATCATGAGGGTCATCATGAACCTCAGTGATCGTGTGGTGGTGTTGAATTACGGACAAAAGATCGCCGAAGGCAGCCCCAAAGAAGTGGCTGAAAATCCCGCGGTGATCGAAGCCTATCTTGGAGAGTCGGTCGCATGA
- the gabT gene encoding 4-aminobutyrate--2-oxoglutarate transaminase gives MTVSSSGLLERRNRNVPQGPFHVTSAFIKEARGAVLIDVDGRELIDFAGGIGVMNVGHSHPKVVAALQDQAEKFTHTCFHVAMYEPYVALAEKLNALAPGDFPKMTLFANSGAEAVENAVKIARYATQRPAIICFENGFHGRTLLTMTLTSKIKPYKLGFGPFAPEVYRMPFAYCYRCPFHLKYPSCDVACADYLEEFFISHVAAESTAAVIAEPIQGEGGFVTPPPEYFKKLQAICQKYGIVLIIDEVQSAMGRTGKLFAIEHWGISPDVITLAKSLAAGMPLSAVVGRAELMNKPHVGGLGGTYGGNPLGCRAGLAVLEILLEDGLLNTAEVLGKKVHEALRRLQDSYEIIGEVRGKGPMLAIELVRDRETKEPATDEAKKLVSLCYQKGLVLLSCGNFGNVIRTLMPLVITDEQLERGMDILEESLRELTR, from the coding sequence ATGACAGTCTCGAGTAGTGGTTTGTTGGAGCGAAGAAATCGAAATGTGCCTCAAGGGCCCTTTCACGTGACGTCGGCCTTTATCAAAGAAGCTCGAGGAGCCGTGTTGATCGATGTGGACGGCAGGGAGCTTATTGATTTTGCAGGGGGTATCGGGGTGATGAATGTGGGCCACTCCCACCCCAAAGTGGTGGCCGCTTTGCAAGACCAGGCGGAAAAATTTACCCACACCTGTTTTCACGTGGCCATGTACGAGCCGTACGTGGCCTTGGCCGAAAAATTGAACGCTTTAGCTCCAGGCGATTTTCCTAAGATGACGCTCTTTGCCAACAGTGGTGCGGAAGCCGTTGAAAACGCGGTTAAGATCGCCCGATATGCCACGCAAAGGCCGGCCATCATCTGTTTTGAAAACGGTTTTCATGGCCGAACCCTTCTGACCATGACACTCACCAGCAAAATAAAGCCTTACAAATTGGGCTTTGGCCCTTTTGCTCCTGAAGTTTATCGCATGCCGTTCGCGTACTGTTACAGGTGCCCGTTTCATTTAAAGTATCCTAGCTGTGATGTGGCCTGTGCCGATTACCTTGAAGAATTTTTCATTTCCCATGTGGCGGCGGAAAGCACGGCGGCGGTCATCGCTGAACCCATTCAAGGGGAAGGAGGCTTTGTCACGCCGCCACCGGAGTATTTCAAGAAACTTCAAGCTATCTGTCAAAAATACGGGATCGTGCTTATTATTGATGAAGTGCAATCGGCCATGGGTCGAACCGGAAAACTTTTTGCCATTGAGCATTGGGGGATCAGCCCTGATGTGATAACGCTTGCCAAGAGTCTGGCGGCAGGAATGCCCTTGAGTGCTGTGGTGGGGCGGGCCGAGCTTATGAACAAACCCCATGTGGGAGGCTTAGGGGGCACCTACGGCGGCAATCCCTTGGGGTGTCGAGCGGGTTTGGCTGTTTTAGAGATTCTTCTGGAAGACGGTTTGCTCAACACTGCGGAAGTCCTCGGAAAAAAGGTTCACGAGGCCTTGAGGCGTCTTCAGGATTCTTATGAAATCATCGGGGAGGTGCGCGGCAAAGGCCCCATGCTGGCCATTGAACTGGTGCGGGACCGAGAAACCAAAGAACCGGCCACCGACGAGGCCAAGAAGTTGGTCAGTCTCTGCTACCAGAAGGGACTGGTTTTGCTTTCATGCGGTAATTTCGGTAATGTGATTCGTACCCTGATGCCTTTGGTCATAACCGATGAGCAACTTGAGCGAGGCATGGACATTCTGGAGGAGTCCTTGAGGGAGTTGACGCGGTAG
- a CDS encoding PIN domain-containing protein, protein MAWASLMTKIALIVVCSVGGYLIAGQIERLAAYGWAPWAGVGVGFCFALFAIWLVKTVRRLPIKVLVGGTLGLVTGLLIVKLLSFAFIGIENTTIRVASSVVLVCIFGYVGIVVGSIKIEELGWPSWQFFQRSVAGRGTSLKILDTSAIIDGRIVDILQAGFLEGTLVIPEFVLQELQHIADSTDPSRKLRGRRGLDMLKKLQEEELAEIRIERQDFPHLTEVDTKLTALAVRLNACIVTNDYNLSKVAEVQGIRVLNINRLASALRPVVLPGEVLRLQILKEGKEEGQGIAYLEDGTMVVVENAAKLLGQEVEASVTSILQTTGGRMIFTTLKPSESGRRH, encoded by the coding sequence GTGGCTTGGGCCAGTCTGATGACCAAGATTGCCCTGATTGTGGTGTGCAGTGTGGGAGGTTATCTCATTGCCGGTCAGATTGAACGGCTCGCCGCCTATGGATGGGCCCCGTGGGCCGGCGTCGGTGTAGGATTTTGTTTCGCCCTCTTTGCTATCTGGTTGGTTAAGACCGTTCGGCGTTTGCCCATAAAGGTGCTTGTGGGGGGAACCCTAGGGCTGGTGACGGGATTGCTCATTGTCAAGCTGCTGAGCTTCGCTTTCATTGGCATCGAGAATACCACCATTCGTGTTGCCAGTTCTGTGGTTTTGGTATGCATCTTTGGTTATGTGGGCATCGTGGTAGGAAGTATCAAGATTGAAGAACTGGGTTGGCCCAGTTGGCAGTTTTTTCAAAGGTCCGTGGCGGGGCGAGGCACTTCGCTCAAGATTTTGGACACCAGCGCCATTATTGATGGGCGCATCGTCGACATTCTTCAAGCCGGCTTTTTAGAAGGAACCTTAGTCATTCCGGAATTCGTGCTTCAAGAACTTCAACATATCGCCGACAGCACCGACCCATCCCGAAAACTTCGGGGTCGAAGGGGCTTGGACATGCTGAAAAAATTGCAGGAAGAGGAATTGGCGGAGATTCGCATTGAAAGGCAGGATTTTCCTCACCTCACCGAAGTGGACACCAAACTGACGGCGCTGGCCGTGCGCCTGAATGCCTGCATTGTGACCAATGACTATAACTTGTCCAAAGTCGCCGAAGTGCAGGGAATCAGAGTGCTTAACATTAATCGCCTGGCCAGTGCGTTGCGACCTGTGGTGCTTCCTGGCGAGGTGTTACGTCTTCAGATTCTTAAGGAGGGTAAAGAAGAAGGCCAGGGGATTGCTTACTTGGAAGACGGCACCATGGTGGTGGTGGAAAATGCTGCCAAGCTTTTGGGGCAGGAAGTGGAAGCTTCCGTGACAAGCATTCTGCAGACCACCGGAGGTCGAATGATCTTTACCACGTTAAAGCCGTCCGAATCGGGAAGGCGTCACTAG
- a CDS encoding CarD family transcriptional regulator produces MFKVGDLAVYPAHGVGKIEAIETKSIGGHSQDFYIMRILENDMKIMIPVQNAQVVGLRRLISVDEVHQVYEILRRREISVNSTTWNRRYREYMEKIKTGSIYELAEVLRDLTVLQSDKELSFGERKMLETARALLVTEVAMARGAQESQIACEIDEILR; encoded by the coding sequence ATGTTTAAGGTCGGGGATCTTGCCGTGTATCCGGCGCATGGCGTCGGCAAAATTGAAGCCATTGAAACCAAGTCCATCGGCGGTCATTCCCAAGACTTCTACATCATGCGCATCCTGGAAAACGACATGAAGATCATGATTCCGGTCCAGAACGCGCAGGTGGTCGGACTGCGCCGGCTCATCAGTGTGGATGAGGTCCACCAAGTCTACGAAATTCTACGCCGCCGAGAGATCTCGGTCAATTCCACCACTTGGAACAGGCGCTATCGAGAATACATGGAAAAAATCAAAACAGGCTCCATTTACGAACTGGCGGAGGTGCTTCGGGATCTGACCGTGCTTCAAAGCGACAAGGAATTGAGCTTTGGGGAACGCAAGATGCTGGAAACAGCTCGAGCGCTTCTGGTGACGGAAGTGGCCATGGCGAGAGGGGCTCAGGAAAGCCAGATTGCCTGTGAAATCGATGAGATTCTTCGATAG